ATTAACAACCCAAGCTGTTGTTCATTTGTTTCTTTCGCATTCACAATTGCTACAATTTTCCCTTCATATATAACAGCAACCCGATCACTCACATTTAAGATTTCATCCAATTCTAAAGATAAAAGAAGTACCGCTTTCCCCTTATCTCTCTGCTCAATTAATTTCTTATGAATGAATTCGATTGCCCCTACATCTAAGCCACGTGTCGGCTGTGCCGCGATTAATAAATCTGGATTACGATCTACTTCACGCGCAATAATTGCCTTTTGTTGGTTTCCACCCGATAACGAACGAGCTAACGTATTCTCACTAGGTGTACGTACATCAAACAGTTCAATAAGTTCTTTCGCTTTTTGTCCGATTTTACTGAAATTTAAAATGCCTTTGTTTGAAAACGGATTTTTATAATATGTTTGCAAAACAATATTATCTCTAACAGAAAAATCAAGAACCAACCCATGTTTATGGCGATCTTCTGGAATATGACCAATTCCTTCTTCTGTAATTCTTCTGACCGGCCAATTCGTTATTTCTTTCCCTTTAATTGCAATAGAACCTGACTCAACTTTTCGTAAACCAGTAATTGCTTCTATTAATTCGCTTTGTCCATTCCCATCAATTCCTGCAATCCCAACAATTTCCCCTGCACGAACAGTTAAGTCAAGGCCTTTTACAGCAGGCAATTGGCGAGCATCATGAACCATAAGATTTACAATAGAAAGCACCTCTTCTTTAGGCTTCGCTTCTATTTTTTCCGTTTTAAAATTCACTTGACGTCCGACCATTAACTCTGCAAGTTTATGTTCATCCGTTGTTGCAACATCAACAGTCCCAATTCCTTTACCTTTACGAATAATCGTACAACGATCGCAAACTTCCATAATCTCTTTTAACTTATGTGTAATAAGAATGATAGATTTCCCTTCTTGCACAAGTTTTTTCATAATTTGAATGAGCTCATGAATTTCTTGAGGAGTTAATACAGCAGTCGGTTCATCAAATATTAATATTTCCGCGCCGCGATAAAGCGTCTTTAAAATTTCAACCCTTTGCTGCATCCCAACTGAAATATCTTCAATTTTCGCATATGGATCGACAGATAAACCATACTGTTCAGACAACTGTTTAATTTCTTTCACAGCCTCTTCAACAGCAATTTTTCCTTTTTTCTTTGGCTCATTTCCGAGAATGATATTCTCTGTAACTGTAAAATTATGAACAAGCATAAAATGCTGATGGACCATCCCAATGCCAAGGTCATTTGCAATATTTGGATTTGTAATCTTCACAGGCTTCCCTTTAATTTTAATTTCGCCCTGCTCTGGCTGATACAAACCGAATAGTACATTCATCAACGTCGACTTTCCTGCACCATTTTCTCCAAGTAAAGCATGTATTTCTCCCTGTTTTACTTGTAGCGTAATATTATCGTTCGCTACAATGCCTGGGAATACTTTTGTAATATTGTTCATCTCAATTACGTATTCCATTTTGTTCCTCCTTTTAGCAGGGAACATTCCCTAATTACACTCTATTAAAAGTATTTTTATATATACAAAGGTTAGTTCTAAGAACTAACCTTTGCTATTTCTCTATTATTATTTCTTTAGATTCGCTTCGTATGCTTTATACTCATCATCAGTCGCAGGTACTTTAATTTCACCAGCAGTAATTTTCTTTTCAAACTCTTCTACTTTTGTTAAAATTTCTGGGTTTACTTTTTTCACATTATCAGTTGTTTTCGCAATACCTACACCATCATCTTTCAAACCAAACTCTTCTACTTTTCCACCTTTTAACTTACCATCTTTCGCTTCTTGTGCTACTTTAGCAACTGCAATATCAACACGTTTTACCATTGAAGTTAAAGTTACATTCTCAGGCATACCTTCTTGATTTTGGTCACGGTCAACACCGATTACCCAAACGTTTTCACCTTTTTTCTTACGGTTTTTCGCTTCTGTAAACACACCGTTACCAGTTGCACCTGAAGCATGATAAATTACGTCAATTCCTTGGCCGTACATTGCTGATGCTAATACAGATCCTTTTTCTGGTTTATCAAATGCATCTGCATATTGCGCTACAATCTCGATGTTTGGATTTACTGCTTTCGCTCCAGCTTTAAAACCTGATTCGAATTTTGTGATTAATGGGCTTTTTACACCGCCAACAAAACCAACTTTATTTGACTTCGTTGTCATTGCTGCTACTGCTCCAACAAGGAATGAACCTTCATGATCTTTAAACGTGATACTTGTTACGTTTGGCTCTTTCACAACAGTATCTACAATCGCAAATTGCTCTTTCGGATATTGTTTTGCAACTTTTTCAATTGATTCCTGCATTAAATACCCAATACCGAATGTTGCATTATAGTTTCCTTTTGCGAATTTCGTTAAGTTCGGAATATAATCTGCATCTTTACTTGATTGAAGATAACGATATCCCTCATTTTTCTTTAAATCGTTATCTTGACCGAATTTCGTTAAACCTTCCCAAGCTGATTGGTTAAATGATTTATCATCAACGCCCCCAACGTCTGTAACCATACCAACTTTGAACTCTTTATCACCTTTTTTATCACTGCTTGTCTTATCAGAATTACCACATGCACCTAACACTGTACTTGCTGCTAATGTTAACGATAATAAAAGACCTGCTTTTTTCTTCATACTAGAAACCCCTCCTGAAATAATATGTCTATCTACTCATACGCTACTGTTTCTTACTTCTTGCTGTCACCTCCCTAAAAAGGAACCTTACTACATACGTTTTCTTAATACGTGGAAGCTAAACTTGTCAGCTCTAAAATAATTAATAGAATATAAGATTGGCTCATCATTTTGATCATAGTGCATTTGCTTTAAAACTAGCAGTGCCGTTTCAGGCTCGCATTCTAAAATCGGCGAAATTTTCGGATGATAACCAATTGGCTCAATATGAGCAACCGCATATGTGATACGCTTATGCGTGTTATTATGTATCACCGTAAGCAACGATTCCTCGTTGTATCCCGATAAATCCGGTAATACTTCTTTCGCCAACTTATCCACGCAATACACAACAGGTTCCCCATCTGCTGTACGAACACGCTCAATCATCACTGCATTAAAGCCTTCTTCACTATTAAACTTCTCTTTTTCTTCTTCTGTTAAAGTCGTTGTAGATGATGATAAAAAGATTGTTCCTGGTGTTTTCCCCACACTAGAAATCATATCTGTAATACTAGAAAGCTGCTCAATTCCAGAAGAGAATAACGGCTTCGCATTTACAAAGGTACCAACACCGTGTCTACGAATTACAATATTTTCTTCTTCTAAAATACGAAGTGCTTCTCGTAAAGTTGCTCTGCTTACGCCGAGTTCTTTCGCTAAATCAAACTCTGACGGTAACTTTTGTCTTTCTTTGTAAGCCCCATCTTTAATTTTCTCTTTAATGTGATCAATCACCCGTAAGTATAGGTGTCGACTATCCGATTTTACTGACATAAGACTCCCCCGCATTTCAATTATTCGACCTCTGATGTAAGACTTCTTTTCTCTTTTTTCAACTTACAACGTAGTATAAATTACTTAACATTAAAATAAATATAATTGTCGAATAAATATTAATAATTTTTCAAAATGAAATTTTCTATCTTTATTCCATAAAAAAAACTTTGTACCACAAACATTCCTCATAGCGAGAAAAAGTTCGGCACAAAGATCCCTTACATCCTTTGTTACACACTTTTCCCCTCATAGTCCGGCAATTCATGGTTGCCAGGTAGAAACTTATGGACCTTATCTCCAAGATTATATGAGGCAGTGATTCTTTTCGAAGTAATCTTACCACTTGCCCCCATATGTGTCAACACAATTCAACATTTTTCTACATTAAATATCGAACGTTTGAAAAAATAATAACAAAAGCATTCGTATTCTAAAGAACCACCAAAAATGTAAGCCCTTTCTTTATTGATTCTTATAGTATATAACAAAAACAGCATATAAAAAAGCCTAATTGTAAAAACAATTAGGCTTTTTTTCAAGAACTTTTTTCTTGTATATCTTTAATTAATACTTCTCTCGGTTTACTACCTTCATAAGGACCTACAACACCATTCATTTCCATCGCATCAATTAAACGTGCTGCACGTGTATACCCCACTCTAAATCTACGTTGCAACATAGATACAGACGCTGTTTGCATTTCCACAACAAGCTGAACCGCTTCATCGTATAATTCATCTTCTACTTCTTGCTTTGTTTCAGGGATGTCTTGTGGAATCATATCCTCTTGATATTGTGCTTTTTGCTGCGCAACAACATACTCCACAACCCTTTCAACTTCATCATCTGATAAAAATGCTCCTTGTACACGAACCGGTTTTGATGCACCGATTGGTATAAATAGCATATCCCCACGACCAAGCAACTTCTCTGCTCCACCGCCGTCAAGAATCGTTCGAGAGTCAGTTTGAGAAGATACAGCAAATGCAATACGCGATGGAATATTCGCTTTAATAACCCCAGTAATAACATCCACTGACGGACGCTGCGTGGCGATAATTAAATGAATACCAGCAGCACGAGCCATCTGTGCCAAACGCATAATCGCATCTTCCACATCAGAAGATGCAACCATCATTAAATCGGCTAGCTCGTCCACAATTACAACAATATACGGAAGTTCTGGTTGCTTCGCTTCCGATTGGCTATTGTGCTCTTTAATGTATTCATTATACCCTTCAATATTACGCGTTCCGCTATGCGCAAACAACTCATAGCGACGTTCCATTTCGCTCACGACTTTTTTCAAAGCCTGTGACGCTTTTTTCGGATCTGTCACAACAGGTGTTAATAAATGTGGCACACCATTATATACATTTAACTCTACCATCTTAGGATCAATCATCATAAGCTTTACTTCATGAGGCTTTGCGCGCATTAAAATACTAACGATAATACCGTTAATACATACACTTTTCCCGCTACCAGTCGCTCCAGCTACTAATAGATGGGGCATCTTATTTAATCGTGCTAATACAGCTTCACCTGTAATATCACGTCCAAGACCAATTAATAATTTTTCTTCTGGATGGTTATTTGCCTTTGAATCGAGTACTTCCCTCAGCGTTACCGTAGAAACTTCTGAGTTTGGAACTTCAATCCCTACAGCCGATTTCCCGGGAATAGGTGCTTCGATACGAATATCTTTCGCGGCCAAAGCAAGTGCTAAATCATCACTTAAACTAACAATTTTACTTACTTTCACTCCCATATCCGGATACACTTCATACTTCGTAACTGCAGGGCCTTTATGTACTTTTGTCACTTTCGCTTTCACACCAAAGCTTTGGAAAGTACGCTCCAACTTACGGGCATTCTCATAAATTTTTTCGTTTTCATTCGTAACTTGTTTATTCTTCGGAAACTTCAATATATCGATAGAAGGAAGCTCATAATCTTTATTTTCCACATTTGCAAACTGCATAGGGGGTGCTTTCGTTTCACCTTCTAAAGACTCGACTATTTTTTCGCCACGCTTCTTTTTCTGTTGTTCTACTCGTGTAGGCGATACCGGTTCTTCAATAAATGGCGAAGTAATCAAATCCGTTTCGTCTTTTTCTTCAACTCTTTTTTCTTGTTCATCACTTACTGGATAATTCTCTGTGAAGTTCGAAATAATTGGCGGACCAATTTCCATTTCCTCCACAGGCTCAACAACGTCCTCTTCAACTAGAGGTTCACGCTGCACACGTCTTGAAGTTTTCTTCTTCTCTGTCTGTTCAGCTACACGTTTCGCTCTCCAGTCTTTGTAATCTCCGTGCACCACTTGAAATTGACTTCTAAGTATTCTTCCAACTGGAGCGAGCACTTCGCCAATATGTTTATTCGTTATACAAAGCAATCCAAGAATAACGAAAATAATGCCAATGATGTAAGCTCCTACTTCATCAAACAAGAAATAAAACGTTGCAAACATAAGAGCTCCAAACATACCTCCACCTAAGTGAACCGTATCCGGATTTTTTTTCATTTCAAGAAAGAACAGATCTTTCGTACTAACAATGACAGATGTATTTTGTACCGCTCCATCTTTTGTAAGAAGGTTAAATAATGTAATATGACTAAACATTAAGATTGCTAATACGATTAAATAAACACCAATTAGCCGTTTATTTAAGAGGTTTGGCCATCCACGCTTTATTACAAATGCAATGGATAAAGCAATTACGCCTAATACACCAATTATGTACCACTCACCAAAGAAGAAGCGAAAAAATAACACAAACGATTTTCCTACAATACCTAATTGTAGAATTGTAATGATTGAAAGTGCAAAAAGAGTCAACCCGACGATTTCGTAATACAAAGTTGGCTTAATCGTACGTCTTGCTTTTGCCTTCGTCCCTCTTTGCTTTTGTTTTGCCATTTCTTCACCCCGTGTTCTAAAATTAAGTAAAACTTTCTTTTACAAATCGTTTCACTTATACGTCATTCATACTATATTCAGGTCTCTTTATCTTCTATTTTTACACTTCCTGTAAAATGTCTAATTAAACAGAAGAAAGCAGCCTACTCATGGCTGCTCAACCGTCTTGTTTTTTATATTATACCATAGCTTCTAGACAAAATCCTGCTTTTTACTAAAAGGTTATTTTCTGCCCAGGCTCATATTGTAAGTAATGAGATGGATCCGTACTTAGAACACGCACAACAGAGTATGAGTGATTATTCTCTTCAGAAACAACCATCTCAACACCGTTTACATTGACGACTTTTTGACTTTCACACTGCGAATAATCAGCTGGATAAACGAGTTGCTCCGGCATAATTGTATATAAAATCATTGTGATACTGTCCCTTCATTATGATCATCTATTTGCATATCTATTAACTCGTTCAATTTCCGAATTGCATTTCCAATGCCACCAACATCATCTATTAGACCATATTTCACTGCATCTCCACCAATTACATTCGTCCCAATATCTCGCGTCAAATTCCCCTTCGCAAACATAAGCTCTTTAAACCGATCTTCCGTTACTTTTGAATGCTTTGTTACAAATCGAATCACGCGTTCTTGCATTTTATCTAAATACTCAAATGTTTGCGGCACACCAATAACAAGACCCGTCAAACGAATCGGATGAATCGTCATCGTTGCCGTTTCTGCAATAAACGAATAGTCAGTTGAGACAGCAATCGGTACACCTATTGAATGCCCCCCTCCTAATACAAGGGATACAGTTGGCTTGGAAAGTGAAGCTACCATTTCAGAAATTGCTAACCCTGCTTCAACATCACCACCTACCGTATTTAATATTAAAAGTAGACCTTCAATCTTCGGATTTTGTTCAATTGCTACAATCTGCGGAATTACATGTTCATATTTTGTCGTCTTATTTTGCGGCGGCAATTGAACATGCCCTTCTACTTGTCCAACTATTGTTAAACAATGGATACGTGATTCATTCATTTGTGGTACATTCGTTTGACCAAGCTGCTGAATTTTCTCTATCACTGAAGCCTCTTTCAGTTCTTCTTTCGGATTGGCTTCTTTTTCTTCATTTGTATAATAATCACGTTCTGTCATATCGCATCCCCTTTCGCTCGTATATAACTATTATTTCTTAAGTTATAAATTTCATTCGATTGGGTTCAAAAAGAAAAAGCCACCAAAAAGGTGACTCCCTTACACTTCCATAATAATTGGTAAAATCATCGGTTTTCTCTTCGTTTCCTCATATAGGAATTGTCCTAATAATTCACGAATATTTTGTTTTAGCATAGACCATTCAATTGAATATTCTTTAATTGATTGCTCAACAATCATACGTACAATCTCTGTGGATCGTTCGATTAACGCTTCTGATTCACGAACGTATACAAAACCTCTTGAAATAATTTCTGGACCAGAGATTATTTTCTTCTCATCTTTTCCAAGTGTTACAACAACAACTAAAATTCCATCTTGAGATAACATCTTTCTATCTCGCAGGACGATATTCCCAACATCACCTACACCTAAGCCATCAATTAGAACGTTTCCTGCTTGTACTTTACCAGCTTGTTTTGCTTCTTCACCTTCAAAAGCAATTACATCGCCTTTTTCTACAATGAAAATATTTTCTTTCGAAATACCTACATCTTCCGCTAAATATGCATGTGCTTTTTGCATACGGAATTCACCATGTACGGGTACAAAATACTTCGGCTTCATTAAATTTAACATTAACTTCAATTCTTCTTGACTACCATGGCCAGAAACATGGACTTTTCGCTCACCATAATAAACAACTTCTGCTCCAGCTCTAAATAATAAGTCAATAATCTTTGATACTGATATTTCATTTCCTGGAATTGGAGAAGCTGCAATGATAACTGTATCTCCTTTTCGGATTGAAATTTGTTTATGGGCTTGCTTTGCCATTCTTGAAAGTGCTGCCATCGGCTCACCTTGGCTACCTGTCGTTAAAATCGCTACTTTTTTCTCTGGGAAGTTATCTACCTCTTGTAACGAAATAACCATACCATCTGGAACGTCTAAATAACCGAGACGTCTCGCGATGTCTACTACTTTCACCATACTACGACCTACTACAGCTACTTTTCGTCCTGTTTCAGCGGCTGCATCAAACACTTGTTGAATACGATGAACATTTGATGCAAAGGAAGCAACTATAATACGACCTTCTGCACCATAGAACACTTTTGAAATTTCGATTCCAACCTCTTTTTCAGAACCTGTATAACCAGGACGCTCTGCGTTTGTACTATCCGATAATAGACAAAGAACACCTTCATTTCCAACTTGCGCCATCTTTCCAATATCTGCTCCACTGTTTCCGATTGGTGTTTGATCGAATTTAAAGTCTCCTGTATATACTACAGCACCTTTTGAAGTATGGAAGCAAACACCAACAGAATCTGGAATACTATGCGTTGTCCCGAAGAATGACACCGTTGTTGTATTAAATTCTACTGTTGAATTAGAATCGATTGTTTTTAAGTCTACACGACCTAACATTCCCGCTTCGCCAAGTTTCTCTTGAATAAGACCTACCGTTAATTTTGTTGCATATACTGGAATTGAAAGTTTACGTAGTACATAAACAATTCCACCAATATGATCTTCATGACCATGAGTGATAAATAGACCTTTTACTCGCTCTTGATTTTCTACTAAATATGTAATGTCAGGAATAACGATATCAATCCCAAACATTTCATCTCCTGGGAACATCAATCCTGCATCTACAATAAAGATTTCAGAATCAATCTCGACACAGTACATATTTTTTCCGA
The DNA window shown above is from Bacillus clarus and carries:
- a CDS encoding BMP family lipoprotein is translated as MKKKAGLLLSLTLAASTVLGACGNSDKTSSDKKGDKEFKVGMVTDVGGVDDKSFNQSAWEGLTKFGQDNDLKKNEGYRYLQSSKDADYIPNLTKFAKGNYNATFGIGYLMQESIEKVAKQYPKEQFAIVDTVVKEPNVTSITFKDHEGSFLVGAVAAMTTKSNKVGFVGGVKSPLITKFESGFKAGAKAVNPNIEIVAQYADAFDKPEKGSVLASAMYGQGIDVIYHASGATGNGVFTEAKNRKKKGENVWVIGVDRDQNQEGMPENVTLTSMVKRVDIAVAKVAQEAKDGKLKGGKVEEFGLKDDGVGIAKTTDNVKKVNPEILTKVEEFEKKITAGEIKVPATDDEYKAYEANLKK
- a CDS encoding ClpP family protease, producing MTERDYYTNEEKEANPKEELKEASVIEKIQQLGQTNVPQMNESRIHCLTIVGQVEGHVQLPPQNKTTKYEHVIPQIVAIEQNPKIEGLLLILNTVGGDVEAGLAISEMVASLSKPTVSLVLGGGHSIGVPIAVSTDYSFIAETATMTIHPIRLTGLVIGVPQTFEYLDKMQERVIRFVTKHSKVTEDRFKELMFAKGNLTRDIGTNVIGGDAVKYGLIDDVGGIGNAIRKLNELIDMQIDDHNEGTVSQ
- a CDS encoding GntR family transcriptional regulator produces the protein MSVKSDSRHLYLRVIDHIKEKIKDGAYKERQKLPSEFDLAKELGVSRATLREALRILEEENIVIRRHGVGTFVNAKPLFSSGIEQLSSITDMISSVGKTPGTIFLSSSTTTLTEEEKEKFNSEEGFNAVMIERVRTADGEPVVYCVDKLAKEVLPDLSGYNEESLLTVIHNNTHKRITYAVAHIEPIGYHPKISPILECEPETALLVLKQMHYDQNDEPILYSINYFRADKFSFHVLRKRM
- a CDS encoding ABC transporter ATP-binding protein gives rise to the protein MEYVIEMNNITKVFPGIVANDNITLQVKQGEIHALLGENGAGKSTLMNVLFGLYQPEQGEIKIKGKPVKITNPNIANDLGIGMVHQHFMLVHNFTVTENIILGNEPKKKGKIAVEEAVKEIKQLSEQYGLSVDPYAKIEDISVGMQQRVEILKTLYRGAEILIFDEPTAVLTPQEIHELIQIMKKLVQEGKSIILITHKLKEIMEVCDRCTIIRKGKGIGTVDVATTDEHKLAELMVGRQVNFKTEKIEAKPKEEVLSIVNLMVHDARQLPAVKGLDLTVRAGEIVGIAGIDGNGQSELIEAITGLRKVESGSIAIKGKEITNWPVRRITEEGIGHIPEDRHKHGLVLDFSVRDNIVLQTYYKNPFSNKGILNFSKIGQKAKELIELFDVRTPSENTLARSLSGGNQQKAIIAREVDRNPDLLIAAQPTRGLDVGAIEFIHKKLIEQRDKGKAVLLLSLELDEILNVSDRVAVIYEGKIVAIVNAKETNEQQLGLLMAGGTGKEKVNTNG
- a CDS encoding DNA translocase FtsK, with product MAKQKQRGTKAKARRTIKPTLYYEIVGLTLFALSIITILQLGIVGKSFVLFFRFFFGEWYIIGVLGVIALSIAFVIKRGWPNLLNKRLIGVYLIVLAILMFSHITLFNLLTKDGAVQNTSVIVSTKDLFFLEMKKNPDTVHLGGGMFGALMFATFYFLFDEVGAYIIGIIFVILGLLCITNKHIGEVLAPVGRILRSQFQVVHGDYKDWRAKRVAEQTEKKKTSRRVQREPLVEEDVVEPVEEMEIGPPIISNFTENYPVSDEQEKRVEEKDETDLITSPFIEEPVSPTRVEQQKKKRGEKIVESLEGETKAPPMQFANVENKDYELPSIDILKFPKNKQVTNENEKIYENARKLERTFQSFGVKAKVTKVHKGPAVTKYEVYPDMGVKVSKIVSLSDDLALALAAKDIRIEAPIPGKSAVGIEVPNSEVSTVTLREVLDSKANNHPEEKLLIGLGRDITGEAVLARLNKMPHLLVAGATGSGKSVCINGIIVSILMRAKPHEVKLMMIDPKMVELNVYNGVPHLLTPVVTDPKKASQALKKVVSEMERRYELFAHSGTRNIEGYNEYIKEHNSQSEAKQPELPYIVVIVDELADLMMVASSDVEDAIMRLAQMARAAGIHLIIATQRPSVDVITGVIKANIPSRIAFAVSSQTDSRTILDGGGAEKLLGRGDMLFIPIGASKPVRVQGAFLSDDEVERVVEYVVAQQKAQYQEDMIPQDIPETKQEVEDELYDEAVQLVVEMQTASVSMLQRRFRVGYTRAARLIDAMEMNGVVGPYEGSKPREVLIKDIQEKSS
- a CDS encoding YlzJ-like family protein; this translates as MILYTIMPEQLVYPADYSQCESQKVVNVNGVEMVVSEENNHSYSVVRVLSTDPSHYLQYEPGQKITF
- a CDS encoding ribonuclease J; translated protein: MKRKENDSVKVFALGGVGEIGKNMYCVEIDSEIFIVDAGLMFPGDEMFGIDIVIPDITYLVENQERVKGLFITHGHEDHIGGIVYVLRKLSIPVYATKLTVGLIQEKLGEAGMLGRVDLKTIDSNSTVEFNTTTVSFFGTTHSIPDSVGVCFHTSKGAVVYTGDFKFDQTPIGNSGADIGKMAQVGNEGVLCLLSDSTNAERPGYTGSEKEVGIEISKVFYGAEGRIIVASFASNVHRIQQVFDAAAETGRKVAVVGRSMVKVVDIARRLGYLDVPDGMVISLQEVDNFPEKKVAILTTGSQGEPMAALSRMAKQAHKQISIRKGDTVIIAASPIPGNEISVSKIIDLLFRAGAEVVYYGERKVHVSGHGSQEELKLMLNLMKPKYFVPVHGEFRMQKAHAYLAEDVGISKENIFIVEKGDVIAFEGEEAKQAGKVQAGNVLIDGLGVGDVGNIVLRDRKMLSQDGILVVVVTLGKDEKKIISGPEIISRGFVYVRESEALIERSTEIVRMIVEQSIKEYSIEWSMLKQNIRELLGQFLYEETKRKPMILPIIMEV